The genomic DNA ATGGCCTATTGGGTTCAGCTTTTGTGGGAATTTGCACCACCGCCCATTAATGATTCTAGAAAAACTTGTAGTTAGCCAAGATAACCCCTCCGCGTCCCGCTGATCCTCACTAGGATTCTTCTGGGACTAGATCAGTTCCCGGGTCAAATCATAGCCCGGCCTATGAAGTCCCATTCACTCATGCATAGTGAATAGTGATTAATGTAGGTCCTTGatctttttctaattaatatcaCCTTGATTGATAGCTCACATACTCGTATCATCCGCAAAGTCTTGAATTTTCCTGTTCCTGAATTCGATGAACGAGACGTGCACTACTCGTTCTGACAAGACCATTCTCCTGTTCCATGTGCCATTTGTCATTAGGGTTCAAAGTATCGACCGACTCGTATCCGTCTCAACACCTACCACGACGAGACCTATACAATATAATGCATGAACTTGATTAGGAATCGATTAGACTCGACTGACCCGTTTGAGTTTTTGAGTTAACTTTGTTAGGTTATAGAGATTGTTCTTTCAAAAGCAAACACttattctgaaattttaaaccatcaatgaaaagataaaaaaagacgaagaaaaaaaatctcaacccGTGACCGATTCGAAAATAAGCAGAGAAGAATGAGGGCATGATTTAGGATTTATTTACCtgtttttcctcaaaatcgAGTATTATTGGAGGGTGAAACTTTGGTGTTGGCAATTTTACATGGAGAATTGAGTCCCCAATTTACATGGAAAATACCTTTCATATAAAcactttaatattatttaataataacattAGGAGAATCAAGTACCCTATTTGGTAAAgtaaaatgatataaaaggtATAGATGAggtttaatgataaattaaagtGTTTATATGGCAAAGTGCGAATTAAATcgtcaatttttaatattatcacaAATAACTTTGAgctaaatgtgaaaaaaaaaattgttttgttaaaattttcagtttatttaattatatttattttatttttttaatttatacaatatttttataattttttgaaaattttaattattttattttacgtACCGCCCAATACCAAATCGAGACACAAAGACCGATATACCTCGCGACCCTCTAATCGATACCGCGTCTTTGAACCATGTTTGTCATGAAATTTGACTCGAGTACTTAGGATCCTTGAGCGATACATCAAAGTTTTTTTAACACGGGTGAAACTTTTCAAATCAGAAAGCCCTGAAATCCTTTAGATGGTATTATTTCGTATGTGTCAAGACTCGAGCTAGTGTTGCTCTAAGAAAATGACTGGCCTTATTGCCCACATGCAAAAGAACTACAAATCCACAGCAACCAGACGAATTTCATTTAGGGCCCTCCACAAATCGATGCTTGGTAGGGCTAGCTGTTTTCTGGCGCTCGCGGGATGCGTCCCTTCAAGGGCTCAAAGacgattttaataaaaagaacaGTGTTTGGACCTCAACAGTACCTGCACCCATGTGATGCAGGGCGAGAATATGACTTAACGTAAGAGTGCAAAACAGAAGAAGGGGGAACCACCAGTGTCTGGGCTCTGAAGGAAGCCTTGACGTGAACCATGATCCTTTCTTCCCATTTGCATTGTTTACTTAATAATTAGAATTTACCATTTATTATTCCTGATATTCTTCTCGCGATACCTACATTctcttaatattaaaatattatctttccTGCCAGCGGAAAACGAACCCAAATGCTCAAACAACCGTGGAACTGTTTTCCGTCGGGCAAATCTGACCTTTTGATAACCAGTGAGTAACATGCCAATAACCCCATAATCAAACAAATATGATAGTACATTTGCCTACTATTCACTCCTCTTCAATAATTATTGTACTTCCTTTGTGGTACAATGATACATGCAGTACATGATTCTTTCACACCGTTAATAATTGGTCGAGGGAGATATTATAGTAAGGAAAAGGGTAAACGGGGTACTAAATAAAATACCTTCTCGATGCCCTACCATAAGGAAAGCTGCAACCTTCCACAGGATACTAAAACCTCCACTGAAATATTTACTCCTTGggggttgggttgggttggtaAGGAGTCACTCTCGCCTGTTGGATCGACGGAGCGGTTGATGTTCACTTTCCTCTTTTGCAACTTGtagttttatctttttaccCCTTGTTGGGATACTTTGCTGGCCAAGCAGTCAACAAAAAGAACGTTTTCCTTCGGCGAGAGTCGAGACTGATACGAAGGAGAAAATCTGCGTCCACAAATGTTATCCACACGCGCCTCGGGCGCGGATGCGTGTGATCCGGCCGTGTACTACACACGCGTTTGGGGGGAGCGGGGAGTGAGAAGGTGAATAGAAGGATAACTGGATAAGTGGCAAAACCAAGCTTCCGCCACGTCACACCACGAAACACGTTACTACTGATAAATGTATATTCCACGTATCCCTTCATCAAAAAATAGTTGGATTGTGGTTTTGGAAGGGGCATGGAGTTGGGATCAAATTACAGCTATGCCATTGTTGAGTTGTGTTGCATTAATGGTAGTTtggtaaatattaaaaaaataaaataaaattacaacaaTGCATCCGACTTTTATAGTCTAAAGAAATGAGACGTAGAATTTCTGTATTTGCAGCAAAGAAAATTAGTATGTATTCACTTAAAttaccataaaatttaattgtaacaaattaattttggtACCCGTGAATGTGATGAGACCGATATTAATGCTGGTTTGAAGTGGGCACAGAGTGGGGAGCAATAGCAGAATGCGACAGAGGTGCACTCCTTTCAAAATCATCAACCGTCCATTAAATCGTCATACACGTAAAAGTAACGTATGGTATTATTGGTATAGTTGGAGAAAATTCTACAAGTCACAGGGGAGATGAACACGCGCGTGCAAGGAGGCAGATACAATTATAGACCGACGCTTAAGTGATCGGCATGATGCGGGGTTTCTGACAGGTGGACGGTGGATAGACAACGTTCTCTCTCCTCCACTGCATTATATAGTGGGGGCTAAGGCCTCCTCTTAGACTCGCGCTACCGGAGTTTTAGGTGACTGATCATTTTCTCCATTTCCATCCATCTCTGAACATGTCTTGCTGCGGAGGAAACTGCGGTTGTGGGTCTGGCTGCACCTGCGGCAGCGGCTGTGGAGGGTAATTGTTCACTCTCATTTAGATTTGTTTGCTTGTGGTTTTCAGAGAGAAAAGCTTTTGATGGATGGAAAAAAGGTTGGCGAGATTAAAGATCTTTCACTATCTTAAGCCATCCTTGTAAAAATTCTGAAACTTTTCACACTCGGTTTTGCCGTCCTCTTTCtcggagagaaaaagaaaatgccgTGCTTTACACTTTCCCTGGAAAACAAAGGGGCCTTGGGGTCTCTTagcatcttcattttttttatttaaatcaggTGGTGGGTTATTCTAAGAAATATTTGGTTCCAGGACTGTGTTGGGTGTGTTCTTGATGGGCATTTATGGTGGTTTTTTTGAAGATATCTatctgttttatttatttgtataattttctTCGATGATGCAGATGCAAGATGTACCCGGACTTGAGTTTCTCTGAGGGCGCCACCACCACTGAGACCATCATTGCTGGTGTTGCACCAGTGAAGACGTATGTGTTTTCATAACCTATAGTCAATGATTGAATAAACCAATATGTTATCATGATTTTTGATAGAAGATAATGGATTGAATTATAATTTGCAGGCACTTTGAGGGATCTGAGATGGGCGTGGGAGCTGAGAACGGATGCAAGTGTGGATCCAACTGCTCGTGTGATCCTTGCACTTGCAAATGAGAAACCACTCCCTTACCGCCACCAGAGTAGAGACCACCGTAGAAGAAGGAATAATAGCATATGACGACCCTACGTGTTTGTGTCTTGAGTCCTGTATGATCAAGGTGTTTTTAGGAGTCTTCTAAAATAAGGTAGTCATGGCTAGGCTTCTGTTCTAGCAAATCATCAGTCTCTGGTTTGTTATGGTTTCTACCATGGCTGCTTAGTATTTGGTCAgtgtaataataattaaaaaaaaaaaaaagtactgaTAGTATGAAGGTCTCTGCtggtttttcttgattttcatgTCTGTGTTGGAAGAGTGCGAGTTTGAAGCAATGAATGACAACTCCTATCTTCTATAAATTCCTGGCTCaacctcttcttctctttccgGGTGTCATTTGAATTATagcaaaaataaagaagaaatgaaattgaaaagaaaggCAACAGTGGAGAGATGAAATGGGTGGTTGAAGAAGAAGACACAAAGCATGGTTGGCCGATGTTGAGACAGTGAAAAATGAAGTActcaaatcaatattttttttttggcatattCGTCCTTTCACGTTAGTCTTTATCAAAAGCAAAAAGCCGTCTTAATCAAAAGCAAAAAGCCATCAACTGCCTCCACCACACCTACAGATGATATTAATAGGATTTTGGTCAAAATCCCAGCTTTCTGAGGCGCCCGGTGGCCACGGCAGAAACCATAATTAGGAAGAGATTTCCTtgtttttaccttctttttgtGCTCCACAGGACCACAAccaactttttaatattaagagaaaagagaaataatCAACTATTGAAAAGGGGATCCCCTTGGGTCTTCCCCACTATGTGGTGGGACCATTGCCGCCATCCATTTCAAACCTAGTTTGTCATCTTGATGAGATGATAAGAAGAACTTCAACTCGAGTTTGTCATCTTGATGAAGTGATaagaagaaaaagtgaaataaatatatatatttggaagcACTAAAACGTTACTTTAAA from Vitis riparia cultivar Riparia Gloire de Montpellier isolate 1030 chromosome 8, EGFV_Vit.rip_1.0, whole genome shotgun sequence includes the following:
- the LOC117921326 gene encoding metallothionein-like protein type 2 → MSCCGGNCGCGSGCTCGSGCGGCKMYPDLSFSEGATTTETIIAGVAPVKTHFEGSEMGVGAENGCKCGSNCSCDPCTCK